A section of the Devosia rhizoryzae genome encodes:
- a CDS encoding GlsB/YeaQ/YmgE family stress response membrane protein, translating into MGFDGVGWLAAIIIGGVAGWLASMFMKSGGGVLMNILLGIVGAILASLLFGLLGVNFGGWLGYLIAGFIGACIIIAIARAVRR; encoded by the coding sequence ATGGGTTTTGACGGTGTAGGTTGGCTGGCCGCAATCATTATCGGCGGTGTCGCCGGATGGCTTGCCAGCATGTTCATGAAGTCCGGCGGCGGTGTTCTGATGAACATCCTGCTCGGCATTGTTGGCGCCATTCTCGCCAGCCTTCTGTTTGGCCTCTTGGGGGTCAATTTCGGCGGCTGGCTGGGTTACCTGATCGCAGGTTTTATCGGCGCCTGCATCATCATCGCCATTGCCCGCGCGGTGCGCCGGTAA
- a CDS encoding SLC13 family permease has product MTTPQILAFLTIAGMMVAFVIGRWRYDIVAVGALLIALLVGIVPPDAAFSGFSNDIVIIVGSALVVSAAVARSGIMEVAIRRFAPNLSGPRAQLILLVAIVTVLSAFVKNIGALAIMMPIAFQMARRSGVSPSMFLMPMAFGSLLGGLMTQIGTSPNIIVSSVREELTGTPFTMFDFTPVGAILAAIGIVFLALFYWLLPKREREDTGMERAIEIKNYTTEARVLEDSPAVGLTVHDLHVAADNSAMVTGIVGPNGNRRTPLPDATIKAGDILIVEGAPEALDKMVSQTGLSFSERRGEAAKDVANTGVIEAIVGENSALIGATAQELTLFDTTGLNLLAVSRRGERFTSRLGEIRFRNGDVILLQGHLQRLPELLRQWDCLPLVERGLKLGSVRNGLVPLLILLAAMAATAFGIVPVAPAFFAAAALMVISGALPLRDVYNQIDAPILIMLACLIPVSESLQATGATDLIADWLTVTAQALPGWAALALIMVAAMAVTPFLNNAATVLVMAPIAAVFATGLGYSPEAFLMAVAIGAGCDFLTPIGHQCNTLVMVPGGYKFGDYWRLGLPLSILVVIVAVPALMIVWPF; this is encoded by the coding sequence ATGACCACGCCACAAATCCTCGCCTTTCTGACAATTGCGGGGATGATGGTGGCATTCGTCATCGGCCGCTGGCGCTACGACATCGTCGCCGTCGGCGCCTTGCTGATTGCTCTCCTTGTCGGCATCGTTCCGCCGGACGCCGCCTTTAGCGGGTTCTCCAATGACATCGTCATCATCGTGGGAAGTGCGCTTGTTGTCAGCGCCGCGGTGGCGCGCTCCGGCATCATGGAAGTGGCGATCCGCCGCTTTGCGCCAAACCTGTCCGGTCCGCGGGCCCAGCTGATCCTCCTTGTCGCCATTGTCACCGTGCTGTCTGCCTTCGTCAAAAACATCGGCGCCCTTGCCATCATGATGCCCATCGCCTTTCAGATGGCGCGGCGATCGGGCGTTTCGCCCTCAATGTTCCTGATGCCCATGGCCTTCGGGTCGCTGCTCGGCGGATTGATGACCCAGATCGGCACTTCGCCCAACATCATCGTCTCGAGCGTGCGCGAGGAACTCACCGGCACGCCTTTTACCATGTTCGACTTCACCCCGGTCGGCGCCATCCTGGCCGCTATCGGCATCGTTTTCCTGGCACTTTTTTACTGGCTTCTGCCCAAGCGCGAGCGCGAGGACACGGGCATGGAACGGGCGATCGAAATCAAGAACTACACGACCGAAGCGCGAGTGCTCGAAGACTCGCCCGCCGTCGGCCTCACTGTGCATGACCTTCACGTCGCAGCCGACAACTCGGCCATGGTGACCGGCATCGTCGGACCGAACGGCAATCGCCGTACGCCGCTCCCGGACGCAACCATCAAGGCAGGCGACATCCTGATCGTCGAAGGCGCGCCGGAAGCCCTCGACAAGATGGTCAGCCAGACCGGCCTCTCCTTTTCGGAACGCCGCGGCGAGGCCGCCAAGGACGTCGCCAATACCGGCGTCATCGAAGCCATTGTCGGCGAAAACTCGGCCCTGATCGGTGCGACCGCGCAGGAACTGACGCTGTTCGACACAACGGGCCTCAACCTCCTTGCCGTGTCACGTCGCGGCGAACGCTTCACCAGCCGCTTGGGCGAAATCCGCTTTCGCAACGGCGATGTCATTCTCTTGCAAGGCCACCTGCAGCGCTTGCCTGAGCTCCTGCGCCAGTGGGACTGCCTGCCCTTGGTCGAACGCGGCCTCAAGCTCGGCAGTGTTCGCAACGGACTTGTGCCGCTGTTGATCCTCCTTGCCGCCATGGCCGCGACCGCCTTCGGCATCGTGCCCGTCGCACCCGCCTTTTTTGCGGCGGCCGCGCTGATGGTGATCTCGGGTGCCTTGCCGCTGCGCGATGTCTATAACCAGATTGACGCGCCGATCCTCATCATGCTCGCCTGCTTGATCCCAGTTTCCGAAAGCCTCCAGGCCACCGGTGCCACTGATTTGATCGCCGACTGGCTGACGGTCACGGCCCAGGCCTTGCCCGGCTGGGCCGCCCTGGCGCTGATCATGGTTGCGGCCATGGCGGTCACGCCTTTCCTCAACAATGCCGCTACGGTTCTGGTCATGGCCCCCATCGCCGCAGTGTTCGCGACAGGGCTCGGCTACAGCCCCGAGGCCTTCCTAATGGCGGTTGCGATCGGGGCCGGCTGCGATTTCCTCACGCCGATCGGCCACCAATGCAACACCCTGGTCATGGTGCCGGGCGGCTACAAATTCGGTGATTACTGGCGTCTTGGCCTGCCGCTTTCGATCCTCGTCGTGATCGTCGCGGTCCCAGCCTTGATGATCGTCTGGCCCTTCTAG
- a CDS encoding GAF domain-containing sensor histidine kinase, translating into MDLGLDDILDDVAAIQRIPAIPVILQVLAKATGMGFLVVARVTAERWVACSVLDRIDFGLTAGGELPVKTTLCSEVLDFGREVVIDEVATDPTYAAHHTPALYGLQSYIAVPIVLPNGEVFGTLCAIDPKPHKPSESVEIFRLFADLISFHLDALQKLDQSRTELTQANAELDNSRFDLATSQASLLDAETGSELREQFIAVLGHDLRNPLAAIEGGRRILSNQVSDPKSERVLRLMGESVSRMSGLIDNVMDFARGRLGGGIGIERSPDGEIEPLLSQVINEIRSAYPDREIITNFAISEPVSVDHARFAQMVSNLLGNAITHGSESTPIRISAAAAGDGFELSITNAGEPIPPAAMERLFQPFYRGQVRPSMQGLGLGLYIASQIAKAHGGALIVRSNAQETCFTFRMPLRQSEI; encoded by the coding sequence TTGGACTTGGGACTTGACGACATTCTGGACGACGTAGCCGCCATCCAGCGGATCCCGGCCATTCCTGTTATCCTGCAGGTCCTGGCCAAGGCCACGGGCATGGGCTTTCTCGTCGTGGCGCGCGTTACTGCCGAGCGCTGGGTGGCCTGCAGCGTCCTTGATCGCATCGACTTCGGCCTCACGGCCGGCGGCGAACTTCCTGTCAAAACAACGCTTTGCTCGGAAGTGCTCGACTTCGGCCGGGAAGTGGTGATCGACGAAGTCGCCACCGACCCGACCTATGCCGCCCATCACACGCCGGCGCTTTATGGCCTTCAAAGCTACATCGCCGTTCCGATCGTCCTGCCCAATGGCGAGGTTTTCGGCACCCTCTGCGCCATTGATCCCAAGCCGCACAAGCCTTCCGAATCGGTCGAGATCTTCCGGCTTTTCGCCGATCTCATCTCGTTCCACCTCGACGCGCTGCAAAAGCTCGACCAGTCTCGCACCGAGCTCACGCAGGCCAACGCCGAGCTCGACAATTCCCGCTTCGATCTCGCCACTAGCCAGGCCAGCCTGCTCGACGCCGAAACCGGCTCGGAACTGCGAGAACAGTTCATCGCCGTGCTCGGCCATGACTTGCGTAATCCCCTCGCCGCCATCGAAGGCGGGCGCCGAATTCTCAGCAATCAGGTTTCCGATCCAAAATCCGAACGCGTGCTGCGCCTCATGGGTGAAAGCGTCTCGCGCATGAGCGGACTTATCGACAATGTCATGGATTTTGCCCGCGGACGGCTCGGCGGCGGCATCGGCATCGAGCGCTCGCCGGACGGGGAGATCGAACCCTTGCTCTCCCAGGTGATCAACGAGATCCGCTCCGCGTATCCGGATCGTGAAATCATCACGAACTTCGCCATCAGCGAACCCGTCTCTGTAGACCACGCGCGCTTTGCGCAAATGGTCTCAAATCTGCTCGGAAACGCCATCACCCATGGCAGCGAATCGACACCTATCCGCATCAGCGCAGCCGCGGCGGGCGACGGCTTTGAACTCAGCATTACCAATGCCGGTGAGCCTATTCCCCCGGCAGCCATGGAGCGCCTGTTCCAGCCCTTCTATCGCGGCCAGGTTCGTCCCAGCATGCAGGGCTTGGGCCTAGGCCTTTATATCGCCAGCCAAATCGCCAAGGCGCATGGCGGCGCGCTGATCGTTCGCTCCAATGCGCAGGAGACCTGCTTCACCTTCCGCATGCCGTTGCGCCAGTCTGAAATTTAG
- the rimO gene encoding 30S ribosomal protein S12 methylthiotransferase RimO, whose translation MNQAPKIGLVSLGCPKALVDSERIMTTLRSQGYSFSRDYEGADIVLVNTCGFLDSAKQESLEAIGEALNENGRVIVTGCLGVEEGLIRETHPSVLAITGPHQYESVVSAVHQHLPPVPNRFVDLVPESGLKLTPRHYAYLKISEGCNNRCSFCIIPQIRGDLVSRPAAGILGEAEGLIRSGVKELLVISQDTSAYGVDVKFATSKYRGREVKAKFYDLAKELGQMGAWTRLHYVYPYPHVDQVIELMAEGLVLPYLDIPFQHASPNVLKSMRRPANQEKTLDRIKKWRDICPDLAIRSNFIVGYPGETEEDFEFLLDWLEEAEIDRAGCFKYEPVTGAPANELDGVVPEEVKDERFAQLMEVAQDVSFHRLQQKVGRTIDVIVDDVRPEENRVIARSKWDAPEIDGNVIVSNATGIKIGDIVSVTVTDNDEYDLFATPALH comes from the coding sequence ATGAACCAGGCGCCAAAAATCGGACTCGTCAGCCTCGGCTGCCCCAAGGCGCTGGTCGACAGCGAGCGTATCATGACGACCCTGCGCTCGCAGGGCTATTCGTTCAGCCGCGACTACGAGGGGGCCGACATCGTTCTCGTCAACACCTGCGGTTTCCTCGACAGTGCCAAGCAGGAATCGCTCGAGGCGATCGGCGAAGCGCTTAACGAGAACGGTCGCGTCATCGTTACGGGTTGCCTTGGCGTCGAGGAAGGCCTGATCCGCGAGACCCACCCCTCGGTGCTCGCCATTACCGGTCCGCATCAGTACGAGAGCGTGGTGTCGGCCGTGCACCAGCACCTGCCGCCGGTGCCGAACCGCTTTGTCGACCTCGTGCCGGAAAGCGGCCTCAAGCTCACCCCACGCCACTATGCCTATCTCAAGATTTCCGAAGGATGCAACAATCGCTGCTCCTTCTGCATCATTCCGCAAATCCGCGGCGATCTTGTCTCGCGCCCCGCTGCCGGCATTCTGGGCGAGGCCGAAGGACTGATCCGCTCCGGCGTCAAGGAACTGCTGGTGATCTCGCAGGACACCAGCGCCTATGGCGTCGACGTCAAGTTCGCGACCAGCAAATATCGCGGCCGCGAGGTCAAGGCCAAGTTCTACGACCTGGCTAAGGAACTGGGCCAGATGGGGGCTTGGACCCGCCTTCACTATGTCTACCCCTACCCCCATGTTGACCAGGTCATCGAACTGATGGCTGAGGGCCTCGTCCTGCCCTATCTCGACATCCCCTTCCAGCATGCGTCGCCAAACGTGCTGAAATCGATGCGCCGCCCGGCCAACCAGGAAAAAACCCTGGACCGGATCAAGAAGTGGCGCGACATCTGCCCCGATCTCGCCATCCGCTCCAACTTCATCGTCGGCTATCCCGGCGAAACTGAAGAAGATTTCGAATTCCTGCTCGATTGGCTGGAAGAAGCCGAGATCGATCGCGCCGGCTGCTTTAAATACGAGCCCGTCACCGGCGCACCCGCCAATGAGCTCGACGGTGTCGTGCCCGAAGAGGTCAAGGACGAGCGCTTCGCCCAGCTGATGGAAGTGGCGCAGGACGTGTCCTTCCACCGCCTGCAGCAGAAGGTCGGCCGCACCATCGACGTTATCGTCGACGATGTTCGCCCCGAAGAGAACCGCGTCATCGCCCGTTCCAAGTGGGATGCTCCGGAAATCGACGGCAACGTGATCGTCTCCAATGCCACCGGCATCAAGATCGGTGACATCGTATCGGTGACAGTGACCGACAACGATGAGTACGATCTGTTCGCCACGCCCGCACTGCATTAA
- a CDS encoding DoxX family protein, with amino-acid sequence MPLFDRLSAYAPQALAVLRIVAALLFIEHGTQKLFGFPVPAMGPTEGLMLVAGIIELVAGLLIFIGFFTRPAAFIASGMMAVAYFMVHFPMNFWPVGNGGDAAALFCFVFLYLVFAGPGAWSINKK; translated from the coding sequence ATTCCTTTGTTCGATCGTCTCTCCGCATACGCGCCGCAGGCCCTCGCCGTGCTGCGCATCGTCGCCGCGCTTCTGTTTATCGAGCATGGCACGCAGAAGCTGTTTGGCTTCCCCGTTCCTGCCATGGGCCCGACCGAGGGCCTGATGCTGGTTGCCGGCATTATCGAGCTGGTGGCAGGTCTCTTGATCTTTATCGGCTTCTTCACCCGTCCGGCTGCCTTCATCGCTTCGGGCATGATGGCCGTCGCTTACTTCATGGTCCACTTCCCGATGAACTTCTGGCCGGTGGGCAATGGCGGCGATGCTGCCGCGCTCTTCTGCTTCGTGTTCCTCTACCTGGTTTTTGCCGGCCCGGGCGCCTGGAGCATCAACAAGAAGTAA
- a CDS encoding DUF4282 domain-containing protein, with protein sequence MTLDDLKRLLTRQTLFRLDAILSPKLVPIFYALGLAGILLWAISHFFFRFGYGFGDGLWGILEILVFGLLSFVGLRILCEALLVWFKSHEATGDTVQRTRLSASLLDEVRDAIRDLAEAGDESDYAEADEYLSEATDPVPYSTGDTLREPSTQPGETFKPRRTAKRTPPNSIT encoded by the coding sequence ATGACATTGGATGATTTGAAGCGCCTGCTCACGCGGCAAACCTTGTTCCGGCTCGATGCGATTTTGTCGCCCAAACTGGTGCCGATCTTTTACGCCCTTGGCCTCGCCGGCATCCTCCTTTGGGCCATCAGCCACTTCTTCTTCCGCTTCGGCTATGGCTTTGGCGACGGGCTCTGGGGCATTCTCGAAATCCTGGTCTTTGGCCTGTTGAGCTTTGTCGGCCTGCGCATCCTCTGCGAGGCGCTGCTCGTCTGGTTCAAGTCGCATGAAGCGACGGGCGACACCGTCCAGCGCACGCGGCTGTCGGCTTCGCTGCTCGATGAAGTCCGCGACGCCATTCGCGATCTGGCCGAGGCGGGCGACGAGAGCGACTATGCCGAAGCCGATGAATATCTGAGCGAGGCGACCGACCCGGTGCCCTATTCGACCGGCGATACGCTGCGCGAGCCTTCGACCCAGCCCGGCGAAACCTTCAAGCCGCGCCGGACTGCCAAGCGAACGCCGCCGAATTCGATCACCTGA
- the lipB gene encoding lipoyl(octanoyl) transferase LipB → MNEACQNRSKLLREDGKVVEWRIFDVTLDYEQALAMMDERVAAIASGEAPEAVWLLEHPPLYTAGTSARPEDLLNPRFPVYPAGRGGQYTYHGPGQRVAYVMLDLTQRGRDIRCLVQGLEQWVIDTLAAHNITAGRREGRVGVWVARPDKGLGREDKIAAIGVRVRKWITFHGIAINVAPDLSHYDGIVPCGISDQGITSFEDLGLLLTLPEVDSVLRRRFEALFGPTERARSSLAIGA, encoded by the coding sequence GTGAACGAAGCGTGCCAAAATCGGTCCAAACTGTTGCGCGAAGACGGCAAGGTCGTCGAGTGGCGCATTTTCGACGTGACCCTCGACTATGAGCAGGCCCTGGCCATGATGGACGAGCGCGTTGCCGCCATTGCCTCAGGCGAGGCGCCGGAGGCGGTCTGGCTGCTGGAGCATCCGCCGCTTTATACCGCTGGCACATCGGCGCGGCCCGAAGACCTGCTCAATCCGCGCTTTCCGGTCTATCCGGCCGGCCGGGGCGGGCAATATACCTATCACGGCCCCGGCCAGCGCGTGGCCTATGTGATGCTCGACCTCACCCAGCGCGGCCGCGATATCCGTTGCCTCGTCCAGGGTCTCGAGCAATGGGTCATCGATACGCTAGCCGCGCACAACATCACCGCCGGCCGGCGCGAAGGACGCGTCGGCGTCTGGGTGGCCCGGCCCGACAAGGGTCTTGGCCGCGAGGACAAGATTGCTGCGATTGGTGTTCGCGTGCGCAAGTGGATCACCTTCCACGGCATCGCCATCAACGTCGCACCCGATCTCAGCCACTATGACGGCATCGTGCCCTGTGGCATCAGCGACCAGGGCATCACCTCGTTCGAGGATCTCGGCCTGCTGCTGACCTTGCCCGAAGTCGATTCCGTGCTGCGCCGCCGTTTCGAAGCCCTGTTCGGACCAACCGAACGGGCGCGATCCAGTCTTGCCATCGGCGCCTGA
- a CDS encoding FliM/FliN family flagellar motor switch protein has protein sequence MSTLDNIEVDITVELGATTMPIHHLLRMGRGAVIELDATEHDPLRIYANSTLIAQGEVNVEEGHLRVVVTEKVLRLG, from the coding sequence ATGAGCACCCTGGACAATATTGAAGTCGATATCACCGTGGAACTCGGCGCCACCACCATGCCGATCCACCATCTGCTGCGCATGGGCCGCGGCGCGGTGATCGAACTGGACGCAACCGAGCACGATCCGCTGCGCATTTATGCCAACAGCACCCTGATTGCGCAGGGGGAAGTCAATGTCGAAGAGGGGCATCTGCGGGTGGTGGTCACGGAAAAGGTCTTGCGGCTCGGGTGA
- a CDS encoding GFA family protein translates to MRQTTTLACQCSRFHVELEGEPFITAECHCNSCRTAAGRLPTATPVQAPNGGTTYVLYRKDRVRFPDGTALLRAYRVSENAPTRRTVTTCCNTPVFVEFNGGHWLSLYASLWPDTARPAMQIRTQTADVPDGTKLDDSLPAGAMTTAGFYGKLLAAWIAMGFKSPKLDVKEAGAT, encoded by the coding sequence TTGCGCCAAACGACCACTCTCGCCTGCCAATGTAGCCGCTTCCACGTCGAACTCGAAGGCGAGCCCTTCATCACGGCCGAGTGCCATTGCAACTCCTGCCGCACGGCGGCCGGCCGGCTTCCTACTGCGACACCGGTCCAGGCGCCCAATGGCGGCACAACCTATGTGCTATATCGCAAGGACCGCGTCCGCTTCCCTGACGGCACCGCCCTGCTCCGCGCCTATCGGGTGTCGGAAAACGCCCCGACGCGACGCACCGTCACCACCTGCTGCAACACTCCGGTCTTCGTCGAATTTAACGGCGGCCATTGGCTGAGCCTCTACGCCAGCCTTTGGCCAGATACAGCGCGCCCTGCGATGCAGATTCGCACCCAGACCGCGGACGTGCCGGACGGCACCAAGCTCGACGATTCGCTCCCGGCCGGCGCCATGACCACCGCGGGCTTTTACGGCAAGCTGCTCGCCGCATGGATCGCCATGGGTTTTAAATCGCCAAAGCTCGACGTGAAGGAGGCTGGCGCCACCTAA
- a CDS encoding MmcQ/YjbR family DNA-binding protein yields the protein MADQHFARIARLVEARGLREVEQSTSYNTPALKVAGNAFVRMLDDTTAVLQCPVDQKVLLMEISPEIFFETDHYVGHDAVLVRLDQISDEELALKLEDAWTFKAPERLRK from the coding sequence ATGGCCGACCAGCATTTTGCCCGCATAGCGCGGCTCGTCGAGGCGCGGGGGCTGCGGGAAGTGGAGCAGTCGACGAGCTACAACACGCCCGCCCTCAAGGTCGCCGGCAATGCCTTCGTACGGATGCTCGACGATACAACTGCGGTCTTGCAGTGCCCGGTGGACCAAAAGGTGTTGCTGATGGAGATCTCGCCCGAGATCTTTTTCGAGACCGATCATTATGTCGGCCATGACGCGGTGCTCGTCCGGCTCGACCAGATCAGCGACGAGGAGCTGGCGCTCAAGCTTGAGGACGCCTGGACATTCAAGGCACCGGAACGGCTGCGAAAGTAA
- the mgtE gene encoding magnesium transporter: MSDDFDMATGPEAGMDDGAFRTAEGRISLLWLERLRAYLEAGRDEDVALVMEPLHSADIGDVLEQLEPAERIALVVMLGDRFDYSALTEVDESIRLEIMEALPNADIARGVAELSNDDAVFLLEDLEPEDQHEILSALPTFERLKLKRSLDFPEDSAGRRMQTDFIAIPPFWTVGQTIDYLRAEQDLPEEFYQIYVVDAGYTVLGTLPLDKFLRTPRSVKIDTIMNTTFVLVKAEEDQEEAARSFERYDLVEVGVVDESGRLVGVLTIDDIVDVIQEEAEEDIRLMAGVGDEDVSDTTVDTVKSRAPWLAVNLVTAVLVSYVIGLFNATIEQMVALAVLMPIVASMGGNAGAQTMTVTVRALATREIEGGRVRRLIRREMVVGIFNGAIFAILIGLITWLRFTNAGLGVVIGLAMIINMIVAGTFGILIPLTLDKLKADPAIASAVFVTTVTDVVGFFAFLGIAGLWFGLF; the protein is encoded by the coding sequence ATGAGCGACGACTTCGACATGGCGACCGGCCCGGAAGCCGGGATGGACGATGGCGCCTTCCGCACGGCGGAGGGGCGGATCAGCCTGCTTTGGCTCGAGCGCTTGCGTGCCTATCTTGAGGCTGGCCGCGACGAGGACGTCGCGCTGGTTATGGAGCCGCTGCACAGCGCCGACATCGGCGACGTGCTCGAACAGCTCGAGCCTGCCGAGCGCATTGCCCTTGTGGTCATGCTCGGTGATCGCTTCGACTATTCGGCGCTGACCGAGGTCGATGAAAGCATTCGCCTCGAGATCATGGAGGCCCTGCCCAACGCCGACATTGCTCGCGGCGTGGCCGAGCTCAGCAATGACGATGCGGTGTTTCTGCTCGAAGATCTCGAGCCGGAAGACCAGCACGAAATTTTGTCGGCCCTGCCGACTTTCGAGCGGCTCAAGCTCAAGCGCAGCCTCGATTTTCCTGAAGACTCCGCCGGGCGGCGGATGCAGACCGATTTCATCGCCATCCCGCCATTCTGGACGGTGGGACAGACGATCGATTACCTGCGCGCCGAGCAGGACCTGCCGGAAGAATTCTACCAGATCTACGTGGTCGACGCCGGCTACACGGTGCTGGGCACGCTGCCGCTCGACAAGTTCCTGCGCACACCGCGCTCGGTCAAGATCGACACGATCATGAACACGACCTTCGTCCTGGTAAAGGCCGAGGAAGACCAGGAAGAAGCGGCGCGCAGCTTCGAGCGCTATGACTTGGTGGAAGTGGGCGTGGTCGACGAAAGCGGCCGGCTGGTGGGCGTGCTCACCATCGACGACATCGTCGACGTGATCCAGGAAGAAGCCGAAGAAGACATCCGCCTTATGGCCGGCGTCGGCGATGAAGACGTGTCCGACACGACGGTAGACACGGTGAAAAGCCGCGCGCCGTGGTTGGCGGTCAATCTCGTCACAGCCGTTCTCGTTTCCTACGTGATCGGGCTTTTCAACGCCACGATCGAGCAGATGGTGGCGCTGGCGGTCCTGATGCCCATTGTGGCTTCGATGGGCGGCAATGCCGGAGCGCAGACCATGACGGTGACGGTGCGCGCGCTGGCGACCCGCGAAATCGAAGGCGGTCGCGTGCGGCGCCTGATCCGGCGTGAAATGGTCGTGGGCATTTTCAACGGCGCCATTTTTGCGATCCTGATCGGGCTGATCACCTGGCTGCGGTTCACCAATGCCGGCCTCGGCGTGGTGATCGGCCTCGCCATGATCATCAACATGATCGTGGCCGGGACCTTCGGCATCCTGATCCCGCTAACGCTCGACAAGCTCAAGGCCGATCCCGCCATCGCTTCGGCCGTGTTCGTCACCACCGTCACCGACGTCGTCGGTTTCTTTGCCTTCCTTGGCATTGCAGGCCTTTGGTTCGGCCTGTTCTAG
- a CDS encoding glutathione S-transferase family protein — MKLLIGNRNYSTWSLRPWLVLRHFDIPFEDEVLQLSGEGWRETLAKRSPTGKVPVLIDGDLVVYETLAIIEYLADIFPEKQIWPADRYDRALARAAASEMHAGFTALRSHAPMNLRASHPGKVDADAVRKDLHRVETLWGEFLARSGGPYLFGDFTAADAMYAPLATRLRTYDLPVSDTAARYVEAIYALPAFQDWLSQALQEPWVVDDDEIDVIQGRVAPGTIA, encoded by the coding sequence ATGAAGCTCTTGATCGGGAATCGCAATTATTCCACCTGGTCGCTCCGCCCCTGGCTGGTGCTGCGCCACTTCGACATTCCTTTCGAAGACGAGGTTCTGCAGCTTTCGGGCGAAGGCTGGCGCGAAACGCTGGCCAAGCGCTCGCCCACCGGCAAGGTGCCGGTGCTGATCGATGGCGATCTCGTGGTCTACGAAACCTTGGCGATCATCGAATATCTGGCCGATATTTTTCCGGAAAAGCAGATTTGGCCCGCGGATCGCTACGACCGCGCCCTGGCGCGCGCCGCTGCGTCAGAGATGCACGCCGGCTTTACGGCACTGCGTAGCCACGCGCCGATGAACCTACGGGCCTCGCATCCTGGCAAGGTCGATGCGGATGCGGTGCGCAAGGATCTCCATCGCGTCGAAACGCTTTGGGGCGAGTTTTTGGCGCGCTCGGGCGGACCTTACCTCTTCGGCGACTTCACCGCCGCCGATGCAATGTATGCGCCGCTGGCGACCCGGCTTCGTACCTATGACCTGCCGGTCTCGGACACGGCTGCCCGTTATGTGGAGGCGATCTATGCCCTGCCGGCCTTCCAGGACTGGCTGAGCCAGGCGCTGCAGGAGCCATGGGTTGTCGACGATGACGAGATCGACGTGATCCAAGGCCGCGTCGCGCCGGGAACCATCGCATGA
- a CDS encoding DUF1489 family protein, protein MIHMVKLCVGVASVEELESYRDERAHWWDADYGEDVHVHRTRMMPKRREEMEGAASIYWVMSGQIVCRQPILRLTKFTDAEGKDYCDIVMSRDMIRTVPYPKRPFQGWRYLRAEDAPPDVGANENGNSMEIAAELARMGLL, encoded by the coding sequence ATGATCCACATGGTCAAGCTCTGCGTCGGCGTTGCCAGCGTCGAGGAGCTCGAAAGCTATCGTGACGAACGCGCGCATTGGTGGGACGCCGATTACGGTGAGGACGTGCATGTGCACCGCACCCGCATGATGCCCAAGCGCCGCGAAGAGATGGAAGGCGCGGCCTCGATCTATTGGGTCATGTCGGGTCAGATCGTCTGCCGCCAGCCGATCCTTCGGCTCACCAAGTTCACCGATGCCGAAGGCAAGGATTACTGCGACATCGTCATGTCCCGCGACATGATCCGCACCGTGCCATACCCCAAGCGCCCCTTCCAGGGCTGGCGCTATCTCCGCGCCGAAGACGCACCGCCCGATGTTGGCGCGAACGAGAACGGCAACTCGATGGAGATTGCGGCTGAGCTGGCGCGGATGGGGCTGCTTTAG